The Solea senegalensis isolate Sse05_10M linkage group LG9, IFAPA_SoseM_1, whole genome shotgun sequence genome has a segment encoding these proteins:
- the upp1 gene encoding uridine phosphorylase 1 has translation MDSSENKQNESSSSSVYVHNPHLAEMKDDVLYHLSLATGTHDLPAMFGDVKFVCTGGSAWRMKKCTAYIAAELGMEDPKSDYPNICAGTDRYAMYKVGPVLCVSHGMGVPSIAIMLHELIKLLHHARCTDVTIIRIGTSGGIGLEPGTIVVTKQSLDGMFQPRFEQVILGKTVVRNVDLDQGLAEELLKCSKELNQFETVIGNTMCTLDFYEGQARLDGAFCSYTEKDKQDFLHKAKEAGVCNIEMESSVFAAMCNLSGLRGAVVCVTLLDRLKGDQLSCPHDVLQGYQLRPQILVGHYIKQQLKATALKV, from the exons CTCGGTTTATGTCCATAACCCTCACCTGGCTGAAATGAAAGATGACGTCCTCTACCACTTAAGTCTTGCAACAGGAACTCATGACCTACCAGCTATGTTTGGTGATGTTAAG TTTGTGTGTACGGGGGGCAGTGCCTGGAGAATGAAAAAATGCACTGCATACATTGCTGCTGAGCTGGGTATGGAGGACCCCAAATCTGACTACCCAAACATCTGTGCTGGCACAGACCGCTATGCCATGTACAAAGTTGGCCCTGTACTTTGTGTCAGT CATGGAATGGGTGTTCCATCGATTGCCATTATGTTGCATGAGCTGATAAAGCTCCTCCATCACGCACGCTGCACTGATGTTACAATTATACGCATTGGGACATCAGGTGGAATAG GGCTTGAACCAGGCACCATCGTTGTTACCAAACAATCCCTGGACGGCATGTTCCAGCCCAGGTTTGAGCAGGTGATCCTGGGGAAGACTGTGGTGCGCAATGTTGATCTGGACCAAGGTTTGGCCGAGGAGCTGTTGAAGTGCAGCAAAGAACTGAACCAGTTTGAGACTGTGATAGGAAACACCATGTGTACACTGGATTTCTATGAAG GACAAGCCCGTTTGGATGGTGCTTTCTGCTCCTACACTGAGAAGGATAAACAGGACTTCCTCCATAAAGCCAAAGAAGCAGGAGTCTGCAACATTGAAATGGAGTCATCAGTTTTTGCTGCTATGTGTAATCTGAGTGGTCTGCGTG gggctgtggtgtgtgtgacgTTACTGGATCGGCTGAAGGGGGATCAGTTGAGCTGCCCTCACGATGTTCTTCAAGGTTACCAACTACGTCCTCAGATACTGGTTGGCCACTACATCAAACAGCAGCTGAAGGCCACAGCTCTGAAAGTATAA
- the stmn2a gene encoding stathmin-2a, with protein sequence MAKTATAYKEKMKELSVLSLICSCFYPESRNKLMCEFEDMEVKPINKRASGQAFEVILKPISPVSDVAHNLPSPPKRDISLEDIEKKLEAAEERRKYQEAQVLRALAEKRDHERDVLLKAMEENSNFSKMAEEKLQTKMEQIKENREALMAAMIERLQEKERHAAEVRKNKELRDELSEELAV encoded by the exons ATGGCCAAAACAGCAACCG CATACaaagagaagatgaaggagtTGTCTGTCCTCTCCCTCATCTGCTCTTGCTTCTACCCAGAGTCCCGCAACAAGCTCATGTGTGAATTTGAAG ACATGGAGGTGAAGCCCATAAACAAGCGGGCCTCGGGTCAGGCCTTTGAGGTGATTCTCAAGCCTATTTCACCAGTGTCAGATGTTGCCCACAACCTCCCCTCACCCCCAAAGAGAGATATCTCTTTGGAGGACATCGAGAAAAAACTGGAGGCTGCTGAAGAGCGGAGGAAG TACCAAGAAGCCCAAGTCCTGAGGGCTTTGGCAGAAAAGCGAGACCATGAGAGGGATGTGCTGCTAAAGGCCATGGAGGAGAACAGCAACTTCAGCAAGATGGCTGAGGAGAAGCTCCAGACCAAGATGGAGCAGATCAAGGAGAATCGTGAAGCCCTTATGGCAGCCATGATTGAGCGTCTACAGGAAAAG GAGAGACACGCAGCTGAGGTGCGCAAGAACAAAGAGCTCAGGGACGAGCTGAGTGAAGAGCTGGCAGTGTAG